The DNA region ATCCGCGGTTTCCATACCTTCAGGAAAGAGAGATTCCTGCTGGTAATGGCAGGTTTGGCACTGGTAGAGAATCGAGCGGGTGAGCCTTGTGGGTAAACCGCACCAATCGCAGGGTAGTCCTTTGCGGTACTCACTGGGGGCGAAACCGGGTCGATCGCATTGGGGGCAGGCCCGTTGAGCAATTTGAACCAGATTCAGGGTGGCGCGGGCGATCGCTTGCATGCGCGTCGGGTTATACAGTGCCCGCATATCGGTTTCGATGTGGATGGTGCCTGTAGGCGATCGGCGCAATGCCCGTTCCACAGCCTCCTCCAGATGAACTGGTGTGGTAATTCCTTTGGTGATTTCATCTGGTTGTTTGGAATGAGCACTGGTCATGACAATCAGGCCGTGCTCTGGAAAACCAACTGCTTGAGCAAATTTGAGCGCTTCTTCCAGACTGCGAATAGTGCGATGCTGATAATTGGTCTCTGCCGACAACTCTTCTCCCACCAGTTCCAGGTCATTAGCGGTATCCAGCAGCAGTACCAACTCACGATCGCAGGCCAGCATGGGAAATCCCGGATGGGGGCCGAAGCTGCCCTCGCTCGCCAGCGCCAGGGTTGCTCCTGTTTGTTCCAGAATCTTCTGAGCTTTCAGCCGTGCTGTTTCCAATTGGGTACCGGGCCGCTCCCGTTCCCGGGTGAAGGTGCCAAAGTCATCCGTATTAAAGTCCGGCGGTACGATCACTTGAACTCCCAGTTGCTCCTGCAAAATTGGTGCGATCGCTTTTTCCTTTCGGTGCATTGTTGCTAAGACAGCAATTCGGTTGCTGAAGTAATTGCGGGACATGGACTTTAAGTTCTGAATTTTGAGTTCTGGGTAACTGACACAAAGTCTACAGTGCGGCTCCCTGCATAGGGAACGGATTCTAGAAATAAGCAGCCTTGCCCATTCTCTTTTTGGTACTTATGTACTATACTGGCCGGAGTGCTGGTAGAAATGCTGGTGTTTTGGTCAGGAAATTGAGCCTGGGTCATGGGCAACCTCGAAGTCAGGCAGAAGCTAGGCAGAAACTGGGCAGATGAAGTTAAAGTCTGGACTGATTGGTACAGGAGCGGTGCTGTTGATGGCGGGAGCGGCCTGGAGTATGGGAAATACGCTCCAGCCATCCCCATGGGATCTGGCTCCCAAACTATCTAACTTTAAGCCCGATCCAAAAGATACAGCTTTTTATTATCCGCTACCAGAAGTCGTTGAAGTCACCAGTCCCTTTGGTTGGCGGGTACATCCTATCTATGGCGATCGCCGCTTGCATGCTGGTGAAGATCTGGGTGCGCCAGAGGGAATGCCAGTTCTGGCCGCCCATTCTGGCTACGTGCGGTATGCAGATTGGGGCGATGGTTATGGCAAGATGATTATTCTGGAATATGCGGATGGGCAGTATCAAACCCTGTATGCTCACCTGTCAGAAATTTTGGTGAAGCCAGGGGAAGCGGTACGTGCCCGTCAGGTGATTGGCAAAGTGGGTAGCACGGGAGGAGTAACCGGGCCTCACCTGCACCTGGAGATTTTGAAAAAACAGGGATCAGAGTTTCAGGCGATCGATCCGGCGGCCCAACTTAAGGCGGCTGCACCCTATGTGGCTGTGAAACCTTCTGAACCTGGACACGCTGCGATCGCATCTGTTCCAGGAAATGCTCCCGCCTCTGCAACCACCTCACCATCCTCCCATGGATCCTCCCAACCCCTGCTTGATCCCTCTGAACTACCCATTGCGGATAGCCGTGCTGCCACTGGAAGGGCTTCTGCCGTAGCTGAACATCCTGCCTTCGCTTCTGGCTATGCGGCTCCAGGATTACAACCTCATGATCAGATTTCCCTCAACTTTGATCCCTCAACCTTTGGGAATTAATTTCAGTGACCAGTAAAGGCAAACATTAGTCTAGATCCGGGGACTTCCTCTGGTTCCCCGCTGCGTGGGTCTGATCTCCCCCATCCCCCCCACATGGGTGTACAAGGTAGCCTCCTCCCCCAGAAAGGTTATCTTTCACCAAGAATTCGTTACAATTATTCACACCAATCCTTTGTTATCAGAGACTTATTCCTGTAGATACCATGCCTGAATCTTTGACAAAACTGGCATATCAAGCATTTCAACAAAGCAAGAGTTATTTCGGTCTTGCTCATAAAACCGTTAGTAGCCAACTGCTCAACTGGCTTGCTCCACCTCCTGAAAAACGGGGCAAGCCGCTGCCAATGGAATTGTTGCTGAAAATTCAACAGCGGTTAGACGACATTCTGGAAGTAGACTGGCAGGATGCCGAGCGGGGAGTTTATCCTGTCAGCTTACTGTTTGAGAATGATTGGGAGGATTTTTTCCGGTTTTATCCCCTGGTTTGCGTTGACCTGCCCTTAATGTGGAATCGTGCAAACGACAGACGATATCAAGATTTTTCCTCCGATATCGATATCAGCACTTACCCAGCTTATTACTTGCAGAATTTCCATCATCAAACCGATGGCTATTTGAGTGATTGGTCAGCGAATCTTTATGACTTGCAGGTAGATATTCTGTTTAATGGCACAGCAGATGCCATGCGACGGCGAGTGCTGGCTCCGTTAAAGCAGGGTCTGCAGCAATTTTCAGACGTGAGTTCCAACCAGATCCGGATTCTGGATGTGGCGTGTGGTACCGGACGGACGCTGAAATTTATCCGGCGATCGCAGCCCCAAGCGTCTTTATATGGTGTGGATTTGTCCCCTGCCTACTTGAGGAAAGCGAATCAACTCCTGTCCCAAAATCCAGGAGAACTCCCCCAACTGTTACAGGCCAATGCGGAAGCCTTGCCCTACGTGAATGATTACTTCCACGGCCTTACTTGCGTGTTTCTGTTTCATGAATTGCCGCCCACTGCACGGCAAAACGTGATTAATGAGTGCTTCCGGGTATTGAAACCAGGTGGGGTGTTTGTTATCTGTGACTCGATTCAGCTCAGTGATTCACCAGAGTTTGAATTGTCGATGGAAAACTTTCCCTTGTTGTTCCATGAGCCGTACTATCGGAGCTACATTCAGGATGATTTGGCGAGCCGTTTGCGATCGGCAGGTTTCTCCAACATTACAGAGGAAGTTCACTTTATGAGCAAATACTGGATTGCCCATAAACCCGCTGCTATGAGTGAAGCGGATCAGCGCATTGATGAAAAACAACTGGTAGAGCAAAACGTCTGATGGAGATGTTATTGGATTTTTATTCCTAAGTAGGTCGCCATGTTTATTATGGCAACACTATGGCAACCTACTTAGAAATCGCGAGAGCATCGGCATGAAACCGAATATGGTCTTCGATAAAGGTGGCGATGAAGTAGTAGCTGTGGTCGTATCCGGGTTGCATTCGTAGCGTTAACGGTTGACCAACTTTGGCACAGGCTGCGGCAAACAAATCGGGTTTGAGTTGAGTGTCCAGAAACGAGTCGGCTGTTCCCTGGTCAATTAAAATCGGACGATCGCCCGAAAAGTTACAGCCCAGTTCTGTCCCTCCTAGAATCAATTCACTGGCATCATAAACGCGCCAGTCCTCCTGATTGGTTCCCAGATAATGGGAAAAGGCTTTTTGTCCCCAGGGGCAACGCATTGGTGCAACGATCGGGGAAAAGGCAGAAACAGAACGATAGCGATCGCCATTCCGCAGAGCACAGACCAGTGCTCCATGACCACCCATTGAATGGCCGAAAATGCTCTGGCGATCGGGAAGTACGGGAAAGTGAGCAGCGATTAACGCAGGTAGTTCTTCCACGACATAGCTGTACATCTTGTAATGCTGGCTCCACGGCTCCTGCGTGGCATCAACATAGAAGCCCGCCCCAGTGCCAAAATCCCAGTCCTTGTCTTCGTCAGGAATGCCGGTCTGGCGGGGACTGGTATCGGGAGCCACCAGCATTAACCCGTGTTGGGCGGCATATCGCTGTGCTCCAGCTTTGATCATGAAATTTTCTTCCGTACAGGTGAGGCCGGATAGGAAGTACAGCACCGGAACAGGCCGTTCTTGCGCCTGGGGAGGCTGGTACACAGAAAATTTCATCTCTAGACCGCACACTTGAGACCAGTGTTTATAGAATCCGACAGTACCACCGAAACAGGCAGACTCATTGACCAGGGTGGGAGATTGCAACATGAGAGATAATGGCAGAGAGACAAAGATTAAAACAAAACAACACTGCGGATGGATTCGCCTTTGTGCATCAGATCGAAGGCTTCATTAATGCGTTCTAAAGGCATGGTGTGAGTAATCAAATCATCAATGTTGATTTTGCCGTCCATATACCAATCCACAATTTTGGGAACATCGGTACGGCCTCTAGCTCCTCCGAACGCAGAGCCTTTCCAGACCCGACCTGTTACCAGTTGAAAGGGACGGGTGCTGATTTCCTGTCCGGCTCCCGCGACTCCAATGATCACACTTACACCCCAGCCTTTGTGACAACATTCCAGCGCCTGTCGCATTACATTCACATTGCCAATGCACTCAAACGAGTAATCGGCTCCGCCCTTCGTTAGATCCACCAGATAAGCCACCAGATCGCCCTCCACCTCTTTGGGATTGACGAAATGGGTCATGCCGAATTTTTCTGCGATCGCCCGCCGATCTGGATTAATGTCCACCCCCACAATCTGATTTGCCCCGACCATGCGACACGCCTGGATCACATTCAGACCAATCCCACCCAGGCCAAATACGACAACATTCGCTCCCGGTTCCACCCTGGCTGTGTAGATGACCGCTCCAATTCCCGTAGTAACTCCACAACCGATGTAGCACACTTTATCAAAGGGGGCATCTGACCGAATTTTAGCAACGGCGATTTCTGGCAATACCGTATAGTTGGCAAAAGTAGACGTGCCCATGTAGTGATGCAGCATCTGACCATTCAATGAAAAGCGACTGGTGCCATCGGGC from Leptodesmis sichuanensis A121 includes:
- a CDS encoding DUF6671 family protein — encoded protein: MSRNYFSNRIAVLATMHRKEKAIAPILQEQLGVQVIVPPDFNTDDFGTFTRERERPGTQLETARLKAQKILEQTGATLALASEGSFGPHPGFPMLACDRELVLLLDTANDLELVGEELSAETNYQHRTIRSLEEALKFAQAVGFPEHGLIVMTSAHSKQPDEITKGITTPVHLEEAVERALRRSPTGTIHIETDMRALYNPTRMQAIARATLNLVQIAQRACPQCDRPGFAPSEYRKGLPCDWCGLPTRLTRSILYQCQTCHYQQESLFPEGMETADPAQCQYCNP
- a CDS encoding peptidoglycan DD-metalloendopeptidase family protein; this translates as MKLKSGLIGTGAVLLMAGAAWSMGNTLQPSPWDLAPKLSNFKPDPKDTAFYYPLPEVVEVTSPFGWRVHPIYGDRRLHAGEDLGAPEGMPVLAAHSGYVRYADWGDGYGKMIILEYADGQYQTLYAHLSEILVKPGEAVRARQVIGKVGSTGGVTGPHLHLEILKKQGSEFQAIDPAAQLKAAAPYVAVKPSEPGHAAIASVPGNAPASATTSPSSHGSSQPLLDPSELPIADSRAATGRASAVAEHPAFASGYAAPGLQPHDQISLNFDPSTFGN
- a CDS encoding class I SAM-dependent methyltransferase translates to MPESLTKLAYQAFQQSKSYFGLAHKTVSSQLLNWLAPPPEKRGKPLPMELLLKIQQRLDDILEVDWQDAERGVYPVSLLFENDWEDFFRFYPLVCVDLPLMWNRANDRRYQDFSSDIDISTYPAYYLQNFHHQTDGYLSDWSANLYDLQVDILFNGTADAMRRRVLAPLKQGLQQFSDVSSNQIRILDVACGTGRTLKFIRRSQPQASLYGVDLSPAYLRKANQLLSQNPGELPQLLQANAEALPYVNDYFHGLTCVFLFHELPPTARQNVINECFRVLKPGGVFVICDSIQLSDSPEFELSMENFPLLFHEPYYRSYIQDDLASRLRSAGFSNITEEVHFMSKYWIAHKPAAMSEADQRIDEKQLVEQNV
- the fghA gene encoding S-formylglutathione hydrolase; the protein is MLQSPTLVNESACFGGTVGFYKHWSQVCGLEMKFSVYQPPQAQERPVPVLYFLSGLTCTEENFMIKAGAQRYAAQHGLMLVAPDTSPRQTGIPDEDKDWDFGTGAGFYVDATQEPWSQHYKMYSYVVEELPALIAAHFPVLPDRQSIFGHSMGGHGALVCALRNGDRYRSVSAFSPIVAPMRCPWGQKAFSHYLGTNQEDWRVYDASELILGGTELGCNFSGDRPILIDQGTADSFLDTQLKPDLFAAACAKVGQPLTLRMQPGYDHSYYFIATFIEDHIRFHADALAISK
- a CDS encoding S-(hydroxymethyl)glutathione dehydrogenase/class III alcohol dehydrogenase; the protein is MDVRAAVAFEAGQPLKIETVQLEGPKAGEVLVEIKATGICHTDAFTLSGADPEGLFPAILGHEGAGVVVDVGPEVKSVQPGDHVIPLYTPECRNCEYCLSRKTNLCQAIRGTQGRGVMPDGTSRFSLNGQMLHHYMGTSTFANYTVLPEIAVAKIRSDAPFDKVCYIGCGVTTGIGAVIYTARVEPGANVVVFGLGGIGLNVIQACRMVGANQIVGVDINPDRRAIAEKFGMTHFVNPKEVEGDLVAYLVDLTKGGADYSFECIGNVNVMRQALECCHKGWGVSVIIGVAGAGQEISTRPFQLVTGRVWKGSAFGGARGRTDVPKIVDWYMDGKINIDDLITHTMPLERINEAFDLMHKGESIRSVVLF